Proteins co-encoded in one Natronorubrum daqingense genomic window:
- a CDS encoding TatD family hydrolase: MRIIDPHMHMISRSADDYERARRAGIECCIEPAFWSGQDKHNAGSFFDYFEQIIEHETDRAERTANVDHYVTIGLEPKEANYREMAEEVVERVPEYLDRDPVVGVGEIGFDQVTDDEEWAFREQLELAEERELPVMIHTPHTDKPAGTERIVEIIEEMGLTEERIVIDHNTENTIDISTRTDCWIGFTLYPGKIEAGAAIDLLEEYGTDRMLFNSAADWDPSDPLAVPKARDEMLDRGWEREEVRKVVFDNPYEFFDQSPNFDYEP; encoded by the coding sequence ATGCGGATTATCGACCCTCACATGCACATGATTTCGCGCTCCGCGGACGATTACGAGCGAGCGCGGCGGGCCGGCATCGAGTGTTGTATCGAACCGGCGTTCTGGAGCGGACAGGACAAACACAACGCGGGTTCGTTCTTCGATTACTTCGAACAGATCATCGAACACGAGACCGACCGGGCCGAGCGGACGGCCAACGTGGACCACTACGTCACGATCGGGCTCGAGCCCAAGGAGGCCAACTACCGCGAGATGGCCGAGGAGGTCGTAGAGCGCGTTCCGGAGTACCTCGATCGCGACCCCGTCGTCGGCGTCGGCGAGATCGGCTTCGACCAGGTCACCGACGACGAGGAGTGGGCCTTCCGCGAGCAACTCGAGTTGGCAGAGGAGCGCGAACTCCCCGTCATGATCCACACGCCCCACACCGACAAGCCGGCCGGCACGGAGCGGATCGTCGAGATCATCGAGGAGATGGGACTCACGGAGGAGCGAATCGTCATCGATCACAATACGGAGAACACGATCGACATCTCCACGCGAACCGACTGTTGGATCGGCTTCACGCTCTACCCCGGCAAGATCGAAGCCGGCGCGGCGATCGACCTGCTCGAAGAGTACGGCACCGACCGGATGCTGTTCAACAGCGCGGCCGACTGGGACCCCTCGGACCCGCTCGCGGTGCCGAAGGCGCGAGACGAGATGCTCGATCGGGGCTGGGAGCGCGAGGAGGTCAGGAAGGTCGTCTTCGACAACCCCTACGAGTTTTTCGATCAGTCGCCGAACTTCGACTACGAGCCCTGA
- a CDS encoding sugar phosphate isomerase/epimerase family protein — MQFGFSTNAFREYDLAESIEAIADAGYDGVELLFDEPHLYPPDASEDDYDAVRRALEESDIAISNGNAFMLTAIEDFHHPSYVEPDPEYRRERIDYTLAALETAAELEIPYISIEPGGPIPEGKSREWAMDRFVDALEEVADRAEDVGVDLLVEPEPDLLIETSGEFLDLLERVDSGRVKCNFDAGHFYCVGEDPAELVDPLWEYTDHYHLEDIPADRTHEHTQLGDGAMDIDAFLGELEGRGYEGYVTVELYPYEETAIQTANEAMDYLEERGWT; from the coding sequence ATGCAGTTTGGCTTCTCCACCAACGCGTTTCGCGAGTACGATCTCGCGGAGTCGATCGAAGCCATCGCCGACGCGGGCTACGACGGCGTGGAACTGCTCTTCGACGAGCCACACCTCTATCCCCCCGACGCGAGCGAGGACGACTACGACGCTGTCCGGCGGGCGCTCGAGGAAAGCGATATCGCGATCAGCAACGGTAACGCGTTCATGCTGACGGCCATCGAGGACTTCCACCACCCATCCTACGTCGAACCCGATCCCGAGTACCGCCGCGAACGGATCGACTACACCCTCGCGGCCCTCGAGACGGCGGCCGAACTCGAGATTCCCTACATCTCGATCGAACCCGGCGGGCCGATCCCCGAGGGCAAGTCCCGCGAGTGGGCGATGGACCGCTTCGTCGACGCCCTCGAGGAGGTGGCTGATCGGGCCGAAGACGTGGGTGTCGACCTCCTCGTCGAACCCGAACCCGACCTGCTGATCGAAACCTCCGGGGAGTTCCTCGACCTGCTCGAGCGCGTCGACTCCGGGCGAGTGAAGTGTAACTTCGACGCGGGCCACTTCTACTGCGTCGGCGAGGACCCGGCCGAACTGGTCGACCCGCTCTGGGAGTACACCGATCACTACCACCTCGAGGACATCCCCGCCGACCGAACTCACGAACACACCCAACTCGGCGACGGCGCGATGGACATCGACGCCTTCCTCGGCGAACTCGAGGGCCGAGGGTACGAGGGCTACGTCACCGTCGAACTCTACCCCTACGAGGAGACGGCGATCCAGACGGCGAACGAGGCGATGGACTACCTCGAAGAACGCGGGTGGACGTAG
- a CDS encoding UbiA family prenyltransferase, whose amino-acid sequence MVGGGEGSVVIAAERRGVRATLGTYAELVRVPNLFTAPPDVILGAALVSAAGAGVDVVPMRIVGLAIASTFLYAGGTTLNDAFDAPEDEHERPDRPIPSGRVSRRTAFALGTSLLALGFVVAFVATGVSGGLVAGLLAAAIVVYDGWAKGTAAGFLTMGATRGLNVVLGTTAGAVSLLSLPASALLVPLVVAGYIAAVTGMAASETVGGNRGAVLLAIGAVLGSVLAVGGFHVSAGSGTLETATGLAFAVAFLWWVGRPLRAAVSDPTPATVGPAVGACVLGLVLLNAAFAAAGGVSWALAAGVFLVPARGLSRVFDVT is encoded by the coding sequence GTGGTCGGGGGTGGGGAGGGATCCGTCGTGATCGCCGCCGAGCGAAGGGGGGTTCGGGCGACGCTCGGAACGTACGCCGAACTCGTTCGCGTGCCGAACCTCTTCACCGCGCCGCCGGACGTGATCCTCGGCGCAGCACTCGTTTCTGCTGCTGGCGCAGGCGTCGATGTCGTCCCGATGAGAATTGTGGGCCTCGCAATCGCCTCGACGTTCCTCTACGCCGGCGGAACGACGCTCAACGACGCGTTCGACGCGCCGGAGGACGAACACGAGCGTCCCGATCGCCCGATCCCCTCGGGTCGGGTTTCCCGTCGAACGGCGTTCGCACTCGGCACCTCGCTGCTCGCACTCGGGTTCGTCGTCGCGTTCGTCGCGACGGGCGTCTCAGGCGGCCTCGTCGCGGGGCTTCTCGCCGCCGCCATCGTGGTCTACGACGGATGGGCGAAAGGAACCGCCGCCGGCTTCCTGACGATGGGCGCGACTCGCGGACTGAACGTCGTCCTGGGAACGACTGCGGGGGCCGTCTCCCTGCTCTCGCTCCCCGCGTCCGCGCTTCTCGTTCCGCTCGTCGTCGCGGGCTACATCGCCGCCGTGACCGGGATGGCTGCCAGCGAAACCGTCGGCGGGAATCGCGGCGCAGTACTCCTCGCGATCGGCGCCGTCCTCGGAAGCGTCCTCGCCGTCGGCGGTTTTCACGTCTCCGCTGGGTCGGGGACGCTCGAGACGGCGACTGGCCTCGCCTTCGCCGTCGCCTTCCTGTGGTGGGTCGGCCGGCCGTTACGCGCGGCCGTCTCGGATCCGACTCCCGCGACCGTCGGCCCGGCGGTGGGTGCCTGCGTCCTCGGTCTCGTCCTGCTCAACGCCGCGTTCGCGGCTGCGGGTGGCGTCTCGTGGGCGCTCGCAGCTGGCGTGTTTTTGGTCCCGGCTCGAGGACTCTCGCGGGTGTTCGACGTGACCTGA